Proteins from one Malaya genurostris strain Urasoe2022 chromosome 2, Malgen_1.1, whole genome shotgun sequence genomic window:
- the LOC131430630 gene encoding probable cytosolic Fe-S cluster assembly factor CPIJ010948 gives MSRFSGALQLTDLDDFITPSQECIKPVKIETKKSKTGSKITIQDDGSYMQATSSGLQKLEKVEITLADCLACSGCITSAEGVLITQQSQEELLKVMNENNLAKLNNRLDTVKCIVFTIAQQPIISLAKRYNLTPEDTFEHIAGYFKKLGADIVLDTKIADDLALIESRNEFIERYNTNSQMLPMLASACPGFVCYAEKTHGNFILPYIATTRSPQQIMGVLVKKYLARMLGVSGDRVYHVTVMPCYDKKLEASREDFFSDVENCRDVDCVITSIEIEQMLDSSGVQALQIVEKTPIDWPWPAPRPPVFVWSHGSSGSGGYSEFIFKYAARKLFNIAIDQVEFKNLRNNDLREAVLEQNGEVVLRFAIANGFRNIQNMVQKLKRGKCTYNYIEIMACPSGCLNGGAQVRPIHGETQRDLTAQLEAMYNCLPQSSPENEAVEAVYTTFLDNSGDNNKRKEFLHTSYHSIEKLNTALNIKW, from the exons ATGTCGCGGTTTAGTGGAGCACTCCAACTTACGGATTTGGATGATTTTATTACACCGTCTCAG GAATGTATAAAACCagttaaaattgaaacaaagaAATCTAAGACTGGGTCGAAGATCACCATTCAAGACGATGGATCGTACATGCAAGCAACATCT AGTGGTCTTCAAAAATTAGAGAAAGTGGAGATAACTTTGGCAGATTGTCTGGCCTGTTCCGGTTGTATTACTTCTGCAGAGGGCGTGTTGATTACCCAGCAAAGTCAGGAAGAACTTTTAAAGGTAATGAACGAAAACAATCTGGCCAAGTTGAACAACCGTCTGGATACAGTCAAGTGTATTGTATTTACCATTGCGCAACAACCGATCATATCACTAGCAAAACGATACAATTTAACACCGGAAGACACTTTCGAGCACATTGCAG gatattttaaaaaattaggAGCGGACATAGTACTCGACACAAAAATAGCGGATGATTTAGCTCTAATCGAAAGCCGAAATGAATTTATCGAACGGTACAACACTAATAGTCAAATGTTACCTATGCTGGCTTCCGCATGCCCCGGATTCGTTTGTTACGCAGAAAAAACCCACGGTAATTTTATTCTTCCTTACATAGCAACCACAAG ATCTCCTCAGCAAATAATGGGAGTTCTGGTTAAAAAGTACCTCGCTAGAATGTTGGGTGTTAGTGGCGATCGTGTCTATCACGTAACAGTAATGCCATGTTATGACAAAAAGTTGGAAGCATCGAGGGAAGATTTCTTTTCGGACGTTGAGAATTGCCGCGATGTAGACTGTGTGATAACATCAA TCGAAATCGAACAAATGTTAGATAGTTCCGGTGTCCAAGCACTGCAAATCGTAGAAAAAACTCCTATCGATTGGCCATGGCCAGCACCTCGGCCACCCGTTTTTGTGTGGTCCCACGGAAGCTCGGGATCCGGTGGATACAGTGAATTCATTTTCAAGTACGCTGCCCGCAAGCTGTTCAATATTGCCATTGACCAAGTAGAATTCAAGAACCTACGAAACAATGATCTTCGCGAAGCAGTATTAGAACAGAATGGCGAAGTGGTTCTCCGGTTTGCGATTGCCAACGGTTTTCGTAACATTCAAAATATGGTACAAAAGTTGAAACGCGGCAAGTGCACTTATAATTATATTGAAATAATGGCTTGTCCATCGGGTTGTTTGAACGGAGGAGCTCAGGTTCGTCCGATACATGGAGAAACACAGCGGGATCTAACAGCGCAACTGGAGGCAATGTATAACTGTTTGCCGCAATCCAGTCCTGAAAACGAGGCAGTTGAAGCGGTTTATACCACGTTTCTAGATAATTCGGGCGACAATAACAAACGGAAAGAGTTCTTACACACCAGTTATCATTCTATCGAAAAGTTAAATACGGCTTTGAATATTAAATGGTGA
- the LOC131430633 gene encoding RNA polymerase I-specific transcription initiation factor RRN3, which produces MSVSTEKRRLSSILKPYSGLDGAKLNTSQNKVRFDDLSIESVLQDALENNRLQRFEHLLASIKEEEFDDGKFQQVFIESKRCVHLLNANFGMLVEALLSVKWLSRTADAQEVYKAFVIELLVAHSNYTSLVVSKLVQSFVPKDDGKSGWLHGVPSDETLRMVTPIHDLIVRLKNVIPMVFDVILIHLRKNFPYFKKPTHVVCGYLYNMLHMTEYSSMFVEELLEIAFNRILVIDVNAPRNEIEEAEFPEDDQQIFTMEEDPTGNEDEDDTTMKLPLAETLDCCMELMFEYIKKRASSERSTSEGDRMFKVLLSLFDHHILPTHNTHHVQFLMFYFCSFKQSYVEYFITYLWKQVCNPNISTPMRQAAVGYMASMLARARFVPISLLKSTIQELSNWAHQYIQETDSMMGCTLRAHMVFYSVCQAIFYVVAFRSKHLTASSKNLVFLQSLQLSSIVTSHLNPLRVCLPPVATAFAGVTRAHQLAYCHTILERNARRKLATVYKNEAQTPEECLDTFFPFDPYMLKKSGQRIEPIFLQYQASDAEESHPISSPKASTRKRCESMSEDVDDFLQESKRLKHGIGAAQEHGEMHFTYSYGVSPGFHS; this is translated from the exons ATGTCAGTCTCTACGGAAAAAAGGCGATTATCTTCAATTTTAAAACCTTACTCGGGTCTGGATGGTGCAAAACTAAATACTTCTCAGAACAAGGTACGATTCGATGATTTGTCAATCGAATCGGTACTCCAGGATGCGTTGGAAAACAACCGATTGCAGCGTTTCGAACACTTGCTGGCCTCTATCAAGGAGGAGGAATTCGATGATGGCAAATTCCAGCAGGTTTTCATTGAATCAAAACGATGCGTTCACCTGTTGAACGCCAATTTTGGGATGCTAGTTGAAGCCTTGCTGTCGGTCAAATGGTTGTCGCGCACCGCGGATGCCCAGGAGGTTTATAAGGCATTTGTGATAGAACTACTGGTGGCGCATAGTAACTACACTTCACTAGTTGTATCGAAACTGGTGCAAAGTTTTGTTCCGAAGGATGACGGCAAATCTGGTTGGTTGCATGGAGTTCCTAGTGATGAGACGCTTAGAATGGTGACACCGATTCACGACTTGATTGTAAGACTGAAAAACGTGATACCGAT GGTATTTGATGTAATTCTAATCCATTTGAGGAAAAATTTCCCCTATTTCAAGAAGCCTACTCATGTAGTTTGTGGCTATTTGTACAACATGCTGCATATGACGGAGTACTCATCAATGTTTGTTGAAGAATTGTTGGAGATTGCCTTCAACCGGATACTGGTGATAGATGTCAATGCTCCAAGAAATGAAATTGAGGAAGCTGAATTCCCAGAAGATGATCAGCAAATTTTTACAATGGAAGAAGATCCAACCGGCAACGAGGATGAAGATGATACGACGATGAAACTGCCTTTAGCAGAAACACTCGATTGCTGTATGGAGTTGATGTTTGAATACATCAAGAAGCGAGCTTCGTCGGAAAGAAGTACCAGTGAAGGTGATCGAATGTTCAAGGTGCTACTGTCACTGTTCGATcatcacattctgcccacgcaCAATACGCATCATGTGCaatttttgatgttttatttCTGCAGTTTTAAGCAATCCTATGTAGAATACTTTATCACCTATCTGTGGAAACAAGTATGCAATCCGAACATCTCTACTCCGATGAGACAGGCTGCGGTTGGATACATGGCTAGTATGCTGGCTCGTGCTAGATTTGTTCCAATAAG TCTGCTAAAATCCACCATCCAAGAGCTTTCTAACTGGGCTCATCAGTACATTCAGGAAACTGATTCGATGATGGGATGTACACTAAGAGCACACATGGTGTTTTATTCGGTCTGTCAAGCAATCTTCTACGTTGTAGCTTTTAGGAGTAAACATTTAACCGCGAGCTCGAAAAATCTCGTTTTTCTGCAGTCGCTTCAACTATCGTCCATTGTGACCAGTCATCTGAATCCGTTAAGGGTATGTCTACCGCCCGTAGCGACAGCCTTCGCTGGTGTAACGAGAGCTCATCAGCTGGCCTATTGTCACACTATTCTAGAACGAAATGCACGTCGTAAGCTGGCAACCGTATACAAAAATGAAGCTCAAACTCCTGAAGAATGTCTCGATACATTCTTTCCGTTCGATCCGTACATGTTGAAGAAATCCGGCCAAAGAATCGAACCCATCTTTCTACAGTATCAGGCCAGCGATGCGGAGGAAAGTCATCCAATCAGCTCACCGAAGGCGTCTACCCGTAAAAGGTGCGAATCGATGTCAGAAGATGTTGATGATTTCTTACAAGAAAGTAAGCGCCTAAAGCATGGCATAGGTGCTGCACAGGAGCATGGTGAAATGCATTTTACGTACTCCTACGGAGTATCGCCCGGTTTTCATAGTTAG
- the LOC131430632 gene encoding zinc finger protein 236-like, producing the protein MDASKLCSSNNQALTDQHQCEQCSMRFRNRSLLIRHVSQLHKPLKKYQCTHCSSAFNSLKNITLHRAIHGPKPFKCPKCAMIFRRHTSLIGHIERHYVAEDHICAVCDREFASLDDLKSHVYDGHEEILSSNDQTKTVDAREASKVFKCSICENKVFSKKSLLERHFLIHTKQKPFMCDTCGKSFNQKSSLKTHLLVHSKIQEFVCLLCGLGFSQKVNLRVHTLRVHPKKNSSLNDRLPCPYCPCLFKKLGSLNAHKTKIHAALLSEPIANDDSLVNATNSEIITESGRDLTLHAPGVVYKCGTCEMDFRDMTQLQNHIDSHSVESNVREIGHNKQIPEIVRPIINSRRDDHLQGSSEQRRYGCIICPAAFKKSSHLKQHMKSHYGIKANRCEICDKTFTTSHTLKVHRNSHSQNSQLHYKCNECTAQFSLQSSLRRHTKLHDNPNRSYGCPHCKRTFKWFQNCKTHMKLVHPETVASTMSETVVPINLQDGAQRISEIPSNEQIKFVGLTDETLIDLSNLPANVSIVDISNLNSCIVRIDDQLYEIPVQMESNDTTEVIQLTDQHFFTLHGDPSDTGMPYRLDSSLNGNINLETTEETLYQYINPTSEDGPVDDETIEGELENSAKCSSSTLQRRRNTRQTKVVSKTEQDLFSEVLEDGKKKYGCKSCQKMFKKPIDLRRHIRTHTGERPFRCSHCSKRFTLKAVLQSHLKTHETKRETIHCPEVGCGRKFACKTSLELHRRIHTGYRPFRCTVCTLTFRTSGHMQAHLISHSRLTAKQKQNLHQYELKK; encoded by the exons ATGGATGCATCAAAATTATGTTCAAGCAATAATCAAGCACTTACGGATCAACATCAATGCGAACAGTGCTCAATGCGCTTTCGAAATAGATCGTTGCTCATCCGTCATGTGAGCCAACTACACAAACcgttgaaaaaatatcaatgtaCTCATTGCAGTTCAGCATTTAATTCCCTTAAAAATATCACTCTTCACCGTGCCATCCACGGTCCGAAACCATTCAAATGTCCCAAATGTGCAATGATTTTTCGTAGACATACCAGCTTGATTGGACATATCGAACGGCACTATGTAGCAGAAGATCATATATGTGCTGTTTGTGATCGTGAGTTTGCATCACTTGACGATTTAAAGTCCCACGTCTACGATGGTCACGAAGAAATTCTGAGTAGTAATGATCAGACAAAG ACAGTCGATGCGCGAGAAGCTTCCAAGGTTTTTAAATGTTCCATTtgcgaaaataaagttttttccaAGAAGAGTTTATTAGAGAGGCATTTTTTAATACACACAAAGCAGAAACCATTCATG tGTGATACTTGCGGCAAATCTTTCAATCAAAAGAGCAGTCTAAAAACGCATCTGTTGGTACATAGTAAGATCCAAGAATTTGTTTGCTTGCTTTGCGGCTTAGGATTTTCTCAGAAAGTTAATCTTCGGGTGCATACCCTTCGTGTTCATCCAAAGAAAAATTCTTCGCTCAACGATCGTTTACCTTGTCCCTACTGTCCTTGTTTGTTCAAAAAACTTGGCAGCTTAAATGCGCACAAAACCAAAATACATGCTGCCCTTCTCTCGGAGCCTATCGCAAACGACGATAGTTTGGTCAACGCTACCAACAGCGAAATAATCACAGAATCAGGCCGAGATTTAACGCTGCACGCACCTGGGGTTGTATACAAATGTGGCACATGTGAGATGGATTTTCGTGATATGACACAGTTGCAAAATCACATTGATTCACATTCGGTCGAAAGCAATGTTCGCGAAATTGG acATAACAAacaaataccggaaatagttcGACCGATAATCAATAGTCGACGTGATGATCACCTCCAAGGATCTAGCGAACAACGCCGGTATGGTTGCATAATTTGTCCAGCGGCGTTCAAAAAGTCCAGCCACCTGAAGCAACATATGAAGTCACATTACGGCATCAAAGCGAACCGTTGCGAGATATGTGACAAAACGTTCACTACTAGCCACACACTGAAAGTGCATCGCAACAGCCACAGTCAAAACTCACAGCTGCACTACAAGTGTAACGAATGTACGGCACAATTCAGTCTTCAGTCTAGTCTACGTCGGCATACAAAACTTCATGACAACCCGAATCGCAGTTATGGTTGTCCACATTGCAAACGAACCTTTAAATGGTTTCAAAATTGCAAGACGCATATGAAATTAGTTCACCCGGAAACGGTAGCATCGACAATGTCAGAAACAGTTGTTCCGATCAATCTCCAGGATGGCGCACAAAGGATAAGTGAAATCCCGTCAAATGAACAGATTAAATTCGTCGGTTTGACCGATGAAACGCTAATAGATCTAAGCAATTTACCGGCTAATGTCAGTATTGTTGATATTAGCAACCTCAATAGTTGTATAGTGAGAATAGATGATCAGTTGTACGAAATACCAGTGCAAATGGAATCGAATGACACAACAGAAGTGATACAATtaacagatcaacattttttcactCTTCACGGTGACCCTTCTGACACTGGAATGCCGTACAG ATTGGATTCATCGTTAAATGGTAACATCAACCTAGAAACAACAGAAGAAACTCTCTACCAATATATAAATCCAACATCCGAAGATGGACCTGTCGATGACGAAACGATCGAAGGCGAGTTGGAAAATTCCGCAAAGTGTAGCTCCTCGACGCTCCAAAGAAGAAGAAACACTCGACAGACCAAAGTGGTCAGTAAAACCGAGCAAGATCTATTTTCCGAAGTGCTTGAAGATGGCAAGAAAAAATACGGTTGCAAAAGTTGTCAGAAAATGTTTAAGAAGCCAATCGACCTTCGACGACATATTAGAACTCATACAG GGGAGCGCCCTTTTCGTTGCTCTCATTGTTCCAAACGGTTCACTTTGAAGGCCGTACTTCAATCACACTTGAAAACACATGAAACGAAACGCGAAACGATACACTGTCCGGAAGTGGGATGCGGACGGAAGTTCGCCTGCAAAACAAGCTTAGAATTGCACCGACGCATTCACACCGGCTACCGACCTTTCCGTTGTACGGTCTGTACGCTTACCTTCCGAACCTCTGGCCACATGCAAGCACATCTGATTTCCCACTCGCGTCTAACAGCGAAACAAAAGCAAAACCTGCATCagtatgaattaaaaaaatga